One genomic window of Desulfuromonas sp. TF includes the following:
- a CDS encoding long-chain fatty acid--CoA ligase — MIEVPYSSVPAMLRENAVRFGGQPAISYKKGGEFISLAYNHLYERVLMAARGLVKAGVKPGDRVAILSENRAGWAISDFGIQSVRAVTVPIYATNTPDQIAYVLNHSEAKIVFVSNRIQYEKLLAVREQIPLVEMAISYDRFMGSPALPVYTLYQLSEVSHPLTSEERRLVEAEIDRITPEDLITIIYTSGTTGVPKGVMLTQANMLFDAFYGVKKLGGMAKPEVFLSFLPLSHVLERTAGYHAALMHGCHVAFAESVEKVVENIVEVRPTTMVSVPRLFEKIYSRIYENVHLMSPLKRRMFHKAVEIGREYVHCRYIRREAPGLLGVQYRMADRLVFRKIREKFGSRLRFCISGGAPLDKTINEFMWIIGIPTFEGYGLTETSPAITLNNIDEVRFGSVGRVLEKTEVRLAEDGELLVRGPQVMRGYYRNEEATAQTVVDGWLSTGDIARVDEEGFVYIVDRKKEIIVTAGGKNIAPQPIENELKLDKYISQAFVFGDRQPYLVALITPNMERLIELAHQEKVHFFDVEDLVTNERVRALFEERIGAVNARLPSYETIKKFVILPRDFSVEGGELTPTLKLKRKVICEKYKNQIDRLYFENGTGSAT, encoded by the coding sequence ATGATCGAGGTTCCTTACAGCTCCGTGCCCGCCATGCTGAGGGAAAACGCCGTCCGGTTCGGCGGACAGCCCGCCATCAGCTACAAGAAGGGGGGAGAGTTCATCTCCCTGGCCTATAACCATCTCTACGAGCGCGTTCTGATGGCGGCCCGCGGTCTTGTCAAGGCGGGCGTGAAGCCCGGGGACCGGGTGGCGATCCTTTCGGAGAACCGGGCGGGATGGGCCATCTCCGATTTCGGTATTCAGTCGGTCCGCGCCGTCACCGTCCCCATCTACGCCACCAATACCCCAGACCAGATCGCGTACGTTCTCAACCATTCGGAGGCGAAAATCGTCTTCGTCTCCAACAGGATTCAATACGAAAAGCTTCTGGCCGTTCGCGAGCAGATCCCCCTTGTCGAAATGGCCATTTCCTATGATCGTTTCATGGGCAGCCCGGCTCTGCCGGTGTATACTCTCTATCAGCTCTCCGAAGTCTCCCATCCCCTCACTTCGGAGGAGAGGCGCCTGGTCGAAGCGGAAATCGACCGGATCACTCCGGAAGATCTCATCACCATCATTTATACCTCCGGAACGACGGGCGTGCCCAAGGGAGTCATGCTGACCCAGGCCAACATGCTCTTCGACGCTTTTTACGGCGTCAAGAAACTGGGCGGGATGGCGAAGCCGGAGGTATTTCTGAGTTTTCTCCCCCTCAGCCATGTTCTTGAGCGCACGGCCGGTTACCATGCCGCACTCATGCACGGCTGTCATGTGGCCTTCGCCGAGAGTGTCGAGAAGGTGGTGGAAAACATCGTGGAAGTGCGGCCCACGACCATGGTCAGCGTGCCGCGTCTTTTCGAGAAAATCTATTCGCGCATCTACGAGAATGTCCATCTGATGAGTCCGCTCAAGCGACGGATGTTCCACAAGGCGGTGGAGATCGGCCGCGAATACGTTCACTGCCGGTACATCCGGCGGGAAGCACCTGGGCTCCTCGGGGTGCAGTACCGGATGGCCGACCGCCTGGTTTTTCGTAAGATCAGGGAAAAGTTCGGCAGCCGCCTGCGTTTCTGCATTTCCGGCGGAGCGCCGCTGGACAAGACCATCAACGAGTTCATGTGGATCATCGGAATCCCCACATTCGAAGGGTATGGGCTGACCGAGACGAGCCCGGCCATAACCTTGAACAATATCGACGAGGTGCGCTTCGGTTCCGTGGGCAGGGTCCTGGAGAAGACTGAAGTCAGGCTGGCCGAAGATGGAGAACTGCTGGTTCGGGGGCCTCAGGTAATGCGGGGCTATTATCGGAACGAAGAGGCGACGGCGCAGACTGTTGTGGACGGATGGCTCAGCACCGGCGACATCGCCCGGGTCGACGAGGAGGGGTTCGTCTATATCGTCGACCGCAAGAAGGAGATCATCGTCACTGCCGGTGGGAAGAACATTGCTCCGCAGCCGATCGAGAACGAACTGAAGCTCGACAAGTACATTTCCCAGGCATTTGTCTTCGGCGACCGTCAGCCCTATCTGGTAGCCCTGATAACGCCCAACATGGAGCGCCTCATCGAACTGGCACATCAGGAAAAAGTCCATTTTTTCGATGTCGAGGACCTGGTGACCAACGAAAGGGTGCGGGCGCTGTTCGAAGAACGCATCGGGGCGGTCAACGCCCGGCTCCCCTCCTATGAAACGATCAAGAAGTTCGTCATTCTTCCCCGGGATTTCTCCGTGGAGGGGGGGGAACTCACACCCACGCTGAAGCTCAAGCGCAAGGTGATCTGCGAAAAGTACAAAAACCAGATCGACCGGCTCTATTTTGAAAACGGAACCGGTTCCGCCACATGA
- a CDS encoding FAD-dependent oxidoreductase, translating to MKDLLFEPIIINKLEVKNRISMPAMHLNMCRNFEVSDRLIRFYAERARGGAGMITVGYASVDEFSAHPAHIGAHRDEFIPGLSRLADAIRQGGARASVQLNHAGRYNHSFFLGGKRPVAPSAVPSRLTGEAPDALEIGQIREIVARFAQAARRVRQAGFDAVEILAGTGYLISEFLSEVTNRRTDEYGASFENRMRFGLEVIRAVRNAVGSDFPLMVRLNGNDFMPGGVGREGLQEFAVQAVGAGADALCVNVGWHEAVVPQIVTKVPRGVFGYLARGIKEKVPVPVIASHRINDPETAREMIGDGMCDMVAMGRALIADPRLPEKALAGKEDEVLHCVACGQGCFDNLFRMKAVECLCNPQAGHEEERSLPPVAQGCRVMVIGGGASGMSAALAAAERGHEVVLYEKSDRLGGQLHLAGAPPGREAFARLARDLARRVDTCDIRVELGREVDAQLIDAERPDTVILATGGTSIEPPIPGCDRDFVVQAWDVLAARACAGERVVVVGGGAVGVETALALAEKGTLSGEALKFLLVHGAEKPEDLLQMAVRGTREIVLVEMLDKVGTNFGRTTRWGMLQDLERFGIRTLTESRVLEITAGGLKVEKGGRLEEIPADTVVLAVGTRPFNPLQEVLAKKGIPFVVAGDALQVGMAIDAIHQGFAAGREV from the coding sequence ATGAAAGACCTGCTTTTCGAGCCGATCATCATCAACAAACTTGAAGTGAAGAACCGGATCTCCATGCCGGCGATGCATCTGAACATGTGCCGGAACTTCGAGGTGTCCGATCGGCTCATTCGTTTCTATGCCGAAAGGGCCCGGGGGGGCGCGGGGATGATCACCGTCGGCTATGCCTCTGTGGACGAATTCTCCGCCCATCCCGCGCATATCGGCGCCCACCGCGATGAATTCATCCCCGGCCTGTCCCGGCTTGCCGATGCCATCCGGCAGGGCGGAGCGCGAGCCTCGGTGCAGCTCAATCATGCCGGTCGCTACAACCACTCCTTTTTCCTCGGCGGAAAAAGACCGGTCGCCCCCTCGGCGGTCCCGTCGCGCCTTACAGGGGAGGCCCCGGACGCCCTGGAGATAGGACAGATCCGAGAAATTGTCGCGCGCTTTGCTCAAGCCGCCCGGCGAGTCAGGCAGGCCGGTTTTGACGCGGTCGAGATCCTGGCGGGCACCGGTTACCTGATCAGCGAGTTCCTATCCGAGGTGACCAACCGGCGCACCGACGAATACGGCGCCTCCTTCGAGAACCGCATGCGATTCGGGCTTGAGGTCATCAGGGCTGTCAGGAATGCGGTCGGGAGCGATTTCCCCCTCATGGTGCGCCTCAACGGCAACGACTTCATGCCGGGCGGGGTGGGCAGGGAGGGGCTTCAGGAATTTGCCGTCCAGGCCGTTGGAGCGGGGGCGGACGCCCTCTGCGTCAACGTCGGCTGGCACGAGGCGGTCGTCCCGCAGATCGTCACCAAGGTTCCCCGAGGGGTCTTCGGTTATCTGGCTCGGGGAATCAAGGAAAAAGTGCCGGTGCCGGTGATCGCCAGCCACCGCATCAACGATCCGGAGACGGCCCGGGAAATGATCGGGGACGGTATGTGCGACATGGTCGCCATGGGGCGTGCGCTGATCGCCGATCCGCGCCTGCCGGAGAAGGCACTGGCCGGAAAAGAGGATGAAGTTCTGCACTGCGTCGCCTGCGGTCAGGGGTGTTTCGACAACCTGTTCAGGATGAAGGCGGTGGAGTGTCTCTGCAACCCGCAGGCCGGACATGAAGAGGAGAGGTCATTGCCTCCGGTCGCCCAGGGGTGCCGGGTGATGGTGATCGGCGGCGGGGCCTCCGGGATGAGCGCCGCCCTGGCCGCGGCAGAGCGGGGGCACGAGGTGGTCCTTTACGAGAAGAGCGACCGCCTCGGCGGGCAGCTGCATCTGGCTGGCGCTCCTCCCGGGCGGGAGGCGTTCGCGCGGCTCGCCCGCGACCTGGCCCGCCGGGTCGACACCTGCGACATCCGGGTGGAACTCGGCCGGGAAGTCGATGCCCAGCTTATCGATGCCGAACGGCCAGACACGGTGATTCTGGCCACCGGCGGAACTTCCATCGAACCGCCCATTCCGGGATGCGACCGCGACTTCGTGGTGCAGGCCTGGGACGTGCTGGCCGCCCGGGCCTGCGCAGGGGAAAGGGTAGTCGTGGTCGGCGGCGGCGCCGTGGGGGTGGAAACAGCCCTGGCGCTGGCTGAAAAGGGGACCCTCTCCGGCGAGGCGCTGAAGTTCCTGCTGGTGCATGGCGCCGAAAAACCGGAGGACCTCCTGCAGATGGCCGTCCGCGGAACCAGGGAAATCGTCCTGGTGGAGATGCTCGATAAGGTGGGGACCAATTTCGGCCGGACCACCCGCTGGGGGATGCTTCAGGATCTGGAGCGCTTCGGCATCCGGACGCTGACGGAATCCCGGGTCCTTGAGATCACCGCCGGCGGTCTCAAGGTCGAAAAAGGCGGCCGGTTGGAAGAGATCCCCGCCGACACGGTTGTACTGGCGGTGGGAACGCGGCCCTTCAATCCCCTGCAGGAGGTGCTGGCTAAAAAGGGAATTCCCTTTGTGGTGGCAGGGGACGCATTGCAGGTAGGGATGGCCATCGACGCCATCCACCAGGGGTTCGCCGCGGGGCGGGAAGTTTAA
- a CDS encoding MBL fold metallo-hydrolase, with amino-acid sequence MDPGPRDLYDGMIMQQHTIHTPYLVGETHFYTTEIDGEPVLFDTGPATEEGRDFLRRSVDLGRLKHVFITHCHVDHYGLARFIGENSDARIYIPRKDALKLRHHGMRLTHIEDELEGMGFGRDYIQQFRDVVDQNSIFPGVPEKFTIVEESPEPVRLGIQIIACPGHSQSDLVYKVGAQAVTGDILLHNIFQAPLLDIDLETFAGRFRNYEAYCASLLKLGELRDCEILPGHRHTVESLEGTILFYVGKIFERAQRLKEFPHALPVRRLIDQLFGDALNDPFVTFLKVSEIAFMQDFLDDPLLLKASLEELGLFHKIRFAYAAVA; translated from the coding sequence TTGGACCCGGGACCCCGGGACCTTTATGACGGGATGATCATGCAACAGCACACCATCCATACCCCCTACCTGGTGGGGGAGACTCACTTCTACACCACCGAGATCGACGGTGAACCGGTGCTGTTCGATACCGGACCGGCGACGGAAGAGGGGCGGGATTTTCTGCGGCGTTCGGTGGACCTGGGGCGTCTGAAGCATGTCTTCATCACTCACTGCCATGTTGATCATTACGGACTGGCGCGGTTCATCGGGGAGAACTCCGATGCGCGGATCTATATCCCCCGCAAGGACGCACTGAAGCTTCGTCACCATGGGATGCGCCTTACGCACATCGAGGACGAACTGGAAGGGATGGGATTCGGACGCGACTACATTCAGCAGTTTCGTGACGTGGTCGACCAAAACAGTATTTTTCCGGGGGTCCCGGAGAAGTTCACCATCGTGGAGGAATCACCGGAACCGGTCCGGCTCGGCATCCAGATAATCGCCTGTCCCGGCCACTCCCAGAGCGATCTGGTCTACAAGGTCGGTGCTCAGGCGGTTACCGGGGACATTCTGCTGCACAATATCTTTCAGGCGCCGCTCCTCGACATCGACCTCGAGACCTTCGCCGGCCGCTTCCGCAATTACGAGGCCTACTGCGCTAGCCTTCTGAAGCTGGGGGAACTGCGGGATTGTGAAATCCTCCCCGGTCACCGGCACACTGTTGAGAGCCTCGAGGGCACCATTCTTTTCTACGTCGGCAAGATCTTCGAGCGGGCCCAGCGCTTGAAGGAGTTTCCCCACGCGCTGCCGGTTCGCCGGCTGATCGATCAGCTCTTCGGCGATGCTCTGAATGATCCGTTCGTCACCTTCCTGAAGGTATCGGAAATCGCCTTCATGCAGGATTTTCTGGATGATCCCCTGCTGTTGAAGGCATCTCTCGAAGAGCTGGGGCTGTTTCATAAGATCCGCTTCGCCTATGCTGCGGTGGCTTGA
- a CDS encoding acyl-CoA dehydrogenase family protein translates to MTQRILKGGEYLVTEVSCAEVFTPEDFTDEQRQIGETTEQFVLNDILPHAEEIEQQNFALVVEGMRKAGELGLLMIDAPEEYGGLELDKATSMLVGEKIAPSGSFSVAYAAHSGIGTLPLVYYGTRAQKEKYLEKIITGEWVAAYCLTEPGSGSDALGANASATLSEDGKYYVLNGTKQFITNGSFANLYTVFAKIDKKHFTAFLVDRDCEGLVIGPEEKKLGIKGSSTTQIILDNCKVPAENLLGEIGKGHKIAFNVLNVGRFKLAAGVTGAAKAAFVEGVKYANERKQFGRAIGSFGAVQEKLADMTTDIFASESLVYRLAGLLDTRLATIDKGTANYYEEYQKGIEEYAPECAISKVYCSEVLASVVDEVLQIHGGYGFVSEYPAERFYRDERINRIFEGTNEINRLLIPGMILRKAMKGELPLQKEAMKAFESLMTPSFEEIDDSVPFAREKALLQNLKTVFLILSGTAVQKYMVKLQNEQEILLAAADMSIQIFALESAVLRAEKGFAEASEHRKELLAAVIKVCAFNATELLSTAAKKGAFYIEEGDNLTMILSGIRRFAKYDATGLLQAKRTLAGAAIEMEKYIF, encoded by the coding sequence ATGACTCAGAGAATTTTAAAAGGTGGGGAATATCTGGTGACTGAAGTGAGCTGTGCGGAGGTCTTCACCCCCGAGGACTTTACCGACGAGCAGCGGCAGATCGGGGAGACGACCGAACAGTTCGTTCTCAATGATATCCTCCCCCATGCCGAGGAGATCGAGCAGCAGAACTTCGCCCTGGTGGTGGAGGGGATGCGCAAAGCCGGCGAACTGGGGCTGCTGATGATCGACGCCCCCGAGGAGTATGGCGGTCTGGAGCTTGATAAGGCGACCAGCATGCTGGTCGGGGAAAAGATCGCCCCATCGGGCTCCTTCTCCGTCGCCTACGCCGCCCACTCGGGGATCGGGACTCTGCCCCTGGTCTATTACGGTACCCGGGCGCAGAAGGAGAAATACCTGGAAAAGATCATCACCGGAGAATGGGTGGCCGCCTACTGCCTGACCGAGCCGGGTTCAGGCAGCGACGCCTTGGGGGCCAATGCGTCGGCCACCCTCTCCGAGGACGGCAAATACTACGTCCTCAATGGCACAAAGCAGTTCATCACCAACGGCTCCTTCGCCAATCTCTACACCGTCTTCGCCAAGATCGACAAGAAGCATTTCACCGCCTTTCTGGTCGACCGCGACTGTGAAGGGCTCGTCATCGGCCCCGAGGAGAAGAAGCTGGGGATCAAGGGTTCCTCGACCACCCAGATCATCCTCGACAACTGCAAGGTGCCGGCGGAGAACCTTCTCGGCGAGATAGGCAAAGGGCACAAAATCGCCTTCAACGTCCTTAACGTCGGCCGCTTCAAGCTCGCCGCAGGAGTCACGGGGGCCGCCAAGGCGGCCTTTGTGGAAGGGGTGAAGTATGCCAACGAGCGCAAGCAGTTCGGAAGGGCGATCGGCTCCTTCGGGGCGGTCCAGGAGAAGCTCGCCGATATGACAACCGACATCTTCGCGTCCGAATCCCTCGTCTACCGACTGGCAGGGCTGCTCGACACCAGGCTGGCGACCATCGACAAGGGGACCGCCAACTACTATGAGGAATACCAGAAGGGGATCGAGGAGTACGCCCCCGAGTGCGCCATCTCCAAGGTCTACTGCAGCGAGGTTCTCGCTTCGGTGGTCGACGAGGTGCTGCAGATTCACGGCGGCTATGGTTTCGTCAGCGAATACCCGGCCGAGCGCTTCTATCGCGACGAGCGGATCAACCGGATTTTTGAAGGAACCAATGAGATTAATCGTCTGCTCATCCCCGGCATGATCCTGCGGAAGGCGATGAAGGGGGAGCTTCCATTGCAGAAGGAGGCGATGAAGGCTTTCGAATCACTGATGACCCCCTCCTTCGAGGAGATCGATGACAGCGTCCCCTTCGCGCGGGAGAAGGCGCTTCTCCAGAACCTCAAGACCGTCTTTCTCATTCTTTCCGGGACTGCTGTACAAAAGTACATGGTCAAACTGCAGAACGAGCAGGAGATCCTCCTTGCCGCCGCCGATATGTCGATCCAGATATTCGCTCTGGAGAGCGCGGTACTACGGGCCGAAAAGGGCTTCGCTGAAGCGAGCGAGCATCGGAAGGAGCTGCTGGCGGCCGTGATCAAGGTCTGCGCCTTTAACGCCACCGAACTCCTTTCCACTGCGGCGAAAAAGGGGGCCTTCTACATCGAAGAAGGTGACAACCTGACCATGATCCTCTCCGGCATCCGCCGTTTCGCCAAATACGACGCCACCGGTCTGCTCCAGGCCAAGCGGACGCTGGCCGGCGCAGCGATCGAGATGGAAAAATATATTTTTTAG
- a CDS encoding 3-hydroxyacyl-CoA dehydrogenase/enoyl-CoA hydratase family protein gives MRQINRVAVLGSGVMGATIAAHLVNAGLDVLLLDIIPRELTEGEKSRGLTLNSPEVRNRIVNNGLEAVVKMKPAAFYLKDYARHVETGNFEDDMEGLRECDWVVEVVIENMEIKKRLFTEKVVPNLAPGAILSTNTSGLSVNEMVAVLPEAVRKNFLVTHFFNPPRYMRLLEVVGCRDTDPELLSQMSDFLARRLGKGIVYAKDTPNFIANRIGVYAIYKSIRHMIDMEMTVEEVDAIAGPATARPKSAAFRTADLVGIDTLMHVGNNSWELLPDDEERDVFKVPEFMAEMVEGGLLGNKSKKGFYRKEKGEGGSKVFFYDYNTGEYLPAQKPRFASVDAGKQVDDPAKRLKMVVEGSDRGSEFAWRNLRDTLIYTVNRIPEIADDIVNVDNAMRWGFNWELGPFEILDAIGVASFVERAEKDGATVPKSLRKVERFYRFEGARKQFFDLLSGEYRDVPVSPDQIHLDILKRGGSVVEKNANCSIIDLGDGVFGLEFHSKMNAISGDILAMTHKAVRRAEEEGVGLVVGNQGANFSVGANLMMLAVAIAEGAYDDVAMAVKAFQKATMALKYSRVPVVAAPFGMTLGGGCEFCLHSDAINAHAETYMGLVEIGVGLLPGGGGTKEMALRAIRLANRYDTDVSPFIFKNFQNIGMAKVSMGAAELSQMGYMDEGDSITMNIDNLIADAKQKVIALSCNYRPGRPEENLKAPGRSVAASIRSQLWNMQMGGFVTPYEAEMGGVIAGVITGGDVPAGTLITEQYLLELEREGFLKLCGNKKTVERIQHMLKKGKPLRN, from the coding sequence ATGAGGCAAATCAATCGGGTGGCCGTACTCGGCTCGGGGGTTATGGGCGCCACCATCGCAGCCCATCTGGTCAACGCCGGCCTGGATGTTCTTCTGCTGGATATCATCCCCCGGGAGTTGACCGAAGGGGAGAAGTCCAGGGGGCTCACGCTGAACAGCCCCGAGGTTCGCAACCGCATCGTGAACAACGGCCTGGAGGCGGTTGTGAAGATGAAGCCGGCCGCCTTCTATCTCAAGGACTACGCCCGGCACGTGGAGACGGGGAATTTCGAAGACGACATGGAAGGGCTCAGGGAGTGCGACTGGGTAGTCGAGGTCGTCATCGAGAACATGGAGATCAAGAAAAGGCTCTTTACGGAAAAAGTGGTGCCGAACCTGGCGCCGGGGGCGATCCTCTCCACCAATACCAGCGGCCTGTCGGTGAACGAGATGGTGGCCGTCCTCCCCGAGGCGGTGCGCAAAAACTTCCTGGTCACCCACTTTTTCAATCCGCCGCGCTATATGCGTCTGCTCGAGGTAGTCGGATGCAGGGACACCGATCCCGAACTGCTCTCCCAAATGAGTGATTTTCTCGCCCGCCGCCTCGGCAAAGGGATCGTCTACGCCAAGGACACCCCCAACTTCATCGCCAACCGCATCGGGGTGTATGCCATCTACAAATCGATCCGTCACATGATCGACATGGAGATGACCGTGGAGGAAGTCGACGCGATCGCCGGTCCCGCCACAGCCCGCCCCAAGAGCGCCGCGTTCCGGACCGCCGATCTGGTGGGCATCGATACCCTGATGCACGTCGGCAACAACTCCTGGGAACTGCTCCCCGACGACGAGGAGCGCGACGTCTTCAAGGTGCCGGAGTTCATGGCGGAAATGGTCGAGGGAGGGCTCCTCGGAAACAAGAGCAAAAAAGGCTTCTACCGCAAGGAGAAGGGGGAGGGCGGCAGCAAGGTTTTCTTTTACGACTACAACACAGGCGAGTATCTGCCGGCGCAGAAGCCACGGTTCGCTTCCGTCGACGCGGGAAAGCAGGTGGACGATCCGGCTAAACGCCTCAAGATGGTGGTCGAGGGGAGCGACAGGGGGAGCGAATTCGCCTGGCGCAACCTGCGCGACACCCTGATCTACACGGTGAACCGCATCCCCGAGATCGCCGACGACATCGTCAACGTCGACAATGCCATGCGCTGGGGCTTCAACTGGGAACTCGGACCCTTTGAAATACTGGATGCCATCGGCGTGGCATCCTTTGTCGAGCGGGCTGAAAAGGACGGGGCAACCGTCCCCAAGTCACTTCGCAAGGTGGAGCGCTTCTACCGCTTCGAGGGTGCCAGAAAGCAGTTCTTCGACCTGCTCTCCGGCGAATACCGGGATGTTCCCGTCAGCCCCGACCAGATTCATCTCGATATTCTCAAGCGCGGCGGCTCCGTGGTGGAGAAGAACGCCAACTGCTCCATCATCGACTTGGGCGACGGTGTCTTCGGCCTGGAATTCCATTCGAAGATGAACGCCATCAGCGGCGACATCCTGGCCATGACCCACAAGGCGGTTCGGCGCGCCGAAGAAGAGGGTGTCGGACTGGTCGTCGGCAACCAGGGCGCCAACTTCTCCGTCGGGGCCAACCTGATGATGCTTGCCGTGGCCATCGCCGAAGGGGCTTACGACGACGTCGCCATGGCGGTGAAGGCTTTCCAGAAGGCGACCATGGCGCTGAAGTACTCCAGGGTGCCGGTAGTGGCCGCCCCCTTCGGCATGACCCTGGGCGGCGGCTGCGAGTTCTGCCTCCATTCCGACGCCATCAACGCCCATGCCGAAACCTATATGGGCCTGGTCGAGATCGGGGTCGGGCTGCTGCCGGGCGGCGGCGGGACCAAGGAGATGGCACTGCGCGCCATTCGCCTGGCCAACCGCTACGACACCGACGTCTCCCCCTTCATCTTCAAGAACTTCCAGAACATCGGAATGGCCAAGGTGTCGATGGGGGCCGCCGAGCTATCCCAAATGGGGTACATGGACGAGGGGGACTCCATCACCATGAACATCGACAATCTTATCGCCGACGCCAAGCAGAAGGTCATCGCCCTCTCCTGCAATTACCGTCCAGGGCGGCCGGAAGAGAACCTCAAGGCTCCCGGCCGGAGCGTCGCCGCCAGCATCCGGAGCCAGCTCTGGAACATGCAGATGGGAGGTTTCGTCACCCCTTATGAGGCAGAGATGGGCGGCGTCATCGCAGGAGTCATCACCGGCGGCGACGTCCCGGCGGGAACTCTGATCACCGAACAGTATCTGCTCGAACTCGAGAGGGAAGGCTTCCTCAAGCTATGCGGCAACAAAAAGACGGTGGAGCGGATCCAGCACATGCTGAAGAAGGGGAAGCCGCTGCGGAATTAG
- a CDS encoding acetyl-CoA C-acyltransferase: MKSAYILAAYRTPGCRAKKGKFKDMRPDDLAAAAIRGLVERTGIDGAEVEDVIIGCAFPEGEQGMNFARVAVMKAGLPYQVPAQTVNRFCSSGLQTIAMAAERIMAGFADCIIAGGAESMSIVPMGGNKYSANPFLVAEWPESYASMGITAELVADKYGVSRADQDEFACASHGKAAAAIEAGRFSGEIIPVEIENAAVIGGKLKRSTETVSIDDGVRADTTVESLSKLKPAFKVDGSVTAGNSSQMTDGAAAVLVVSESYLKKLGKDPAARFVSFAVKGVPPEIMGIGPIEAIPAALKMAGLKQSDLGLIELNEAFAAQSLAVISELGLNPEIINVNGGAIALGHPLGCTGAKLTATLLAEMGRRKERYGMVSMCVGGGMGAAGIFERL, from the coding sequence ATGAAATCAGCATACATTCTGGCCGCGTACCGCACACCGGGCTGCCGGGCGAAAAAAGGGAAATTCAAGGACATGCGCCCCGACGATCTGGCCGCCGCCGCGATTCGGGGCCTGGTCGAGCGCACCGGCATCGACGGGGCCGAGGTGGAGGACGTCATCATCGGCTGCGCTTTTCCGGAAGGGGAGCAGGGGATGAACTTCGCGCGGGTGGCGGTGATGAAGGCGGGGCTCCCCTACCAGGTTCCGGCGCAGACCGTCAACCGATTCTGCTCCTCGGGTCTGCAGACCATCGCCATGGCCGCCGAGCGGATAATGGCGGGATTCGCCGACTGCATCATCGCCGGAGGCGCCGAGTCGATGAGCATTGTTCCGATGGGGGGGAACAAATACAGCGCCAATCCCTTTCTGGTCGCCGAATGGCCCGAATCATACGCATCCATGGGTATCACCGCCGAACTGGTCGCCGACAAGTACGGCGTCTCCCGCGCCGACCAGGACGAATTTGCCTGCGCCAGCCATGGGAAAGCCGCGGCAGCGATCGAGGCCGGGCGCTTCTCCGGTGAAATCATCCCGGTGGAGATCGAGAACGCCGCGGTCATCGGCGGCAAGCTCAAAAGGAGCACCGAGACCGTCTCAATCGATGACGGGGTGCGCGCAGACACGACGGTGGAGTCGTTGTCCAAACTGAAGCCCGCCTTCAAGGTGGATGGCTCCGTCACCGCCGGAAACTCCTCCCAGATGACCGACGGCGCCGCTGCGGTACTGGTGGTCTCCGAGAGTTACCTGAAGAAGCTCGGGAAAGATCCCGCCGCCCGTTTCGTGTCCTTCGCTGTGAAGGGCGTCCCCCCCGAGATCATGGGGATCGGTCCCATCGAGGCCATTCCGGCGGCCTTGAAGATGGCCGGCCTGAAGCAGTCCGACCTCGGACTGATCGAGCTCAACGAGGCCTTCGCCGCCCAGTCGCTGGCGGTGATCAGCGAACTCGGGCTCAATCCCGAAATCATCAACGTGAACGGCGGCGCCATCGCTCTGGGTCACCCCCTCGGCTGCACCGGCGCCAAGCTGACGGCAACCCTCCTGGCCGAGATGGGCCGGCGCAAAGAAAGGTACGGCATGGTTTCCATGTGCGTCGGCGGCGGCATGGGCGCGGCGGGAATTTTTGAACGACTGTAA